One Branchiostoma floridae strain S238N-H82 chromosome 1, Bfl_VNyyK, whole genome shotgun sequence genomic region harbors:
- the LOC118422671 gene encoding UPF0692 protein C19orf54 homolog translates to MAAQQLKDVAAEVKTPSTDEIYDFCKNKGYTLQGEMFSATYMAQLAEELIGCRCSVLKGGMPLHRLEIIQHLVKGYPALVPYDADRNHEPICKRGHKAHWAVIPGVILGIDQWHGGLLDGYQQDNDPHCHDLYHALPDTTAPKLDWSRVHQVFLYARQGKSRRLALWKYELLHESNIQLVEMCPIRAQESELYVVPDDGVEGGLSGKVVLLFPPR, encoded by the exons ATGGCCGCACAGCAGCTGAAGGATGTGGCAGCTGAGGTCAAGACCCCATCAACGGATGAGATTTACGACTTTTGCAAGAACAAGGGCTACACACTTCAAGGAGAGATGTTCTCTG CCACCTACATGGCCCAGCTGGCAGAGGAGCTGATAGGGTGCCGGTGTTCTGTACTGAAGGGAGGGATGCCACTACACAGGCTGGAGATCATTCAGCATCTGGTGAAAGGCTATCCTGCTCTCGTGCC CTATGATGCTGACAGGAACCACGAGCCTATCTGCAAGAGAGGCCACAAAGCACACTGGGCAGTCATACCAG GGGTGATCTTGGGCATCGACCAATGGCATGGAGGCTTACTGGACGGGTACCAGCAGGACAATGACCCACACTGCCATGACTTGTACCACGCCCTTCCGGACACCACCGCCCCCAAGCTGGACTGGAGCAGGGTGCACCAGGTGTTCCTGTACGCCAGGCAGGGCAAGAGCAGGAGACTGGCACTGTGGAAGTACGAGCTGCTGCACGAGAGTAACATACAGCTGGTGGAGATGTGTCCCATCCGCGCGCAGGAGAGCGAGCTGTACGTTGTACCTGATGACGGAGTGGAGGGAGGACTGAGCGGCAAAGTGGTGCTACTGTTCCCGCCCAGGTAG